DNA from Bacteroidota bacterium:
GACAGAATGGCGGCATGAACATTCAGGGGCTCATTATGCCTGCTGCCAATTTTGCCTTGGCAGTGTCAGGCTCGCCGGGGATTCGCTTCATTGGTCAGCAGCGACTTGCGTTGCCAAATCTTCACGAGCATGATCCGGGGCCAATGGCGATCGCGCCGACTACTGTGGCATGGGTACCTGTGACCGGCGCAGTCCGCTACGAACTACAACTCGCGATCAATCCGCCGTGGGCCGGATCGGCGCAGAAAGTGTTTGACTATGTTTCGCTTGACACTGTCATTGCAGATACACTATGTTCATTCACGCCGATTCCCGCTGAGACGTATTATGCTCGCGTCCGAGCGATCGGACAACAGAGCTTGGATACCAGCGATTGGCGATGGAGTGGCGAGTGGTATCAACTACTCTCGATGTTCAACACTGTCTCGAAGGCAGGGATGCAACTGCCACCCAGAGTTCTCGAACCAGCGCTTGGGGCAACTGTCGACGGACATGTCCATTTGGTCTGGTCCTCGGTACCAAACGCAGTTTCGTATGCCGTCCGGCTGGCGAAGGCGGATTTCACCCCACCGCGTTATAGTACGGTCATGGATACGACATTGGATGTCTCGGATCTGACCCCCAATTCTACCTATTACATTCAGGTGGAAGCGAACATGGCAAACGATGCAACTGACTGGTCGTATAACGGCTATTATTTCCTGACCGAACCTTCGGCGAATGTTCCATTTGTCTCAACTCGCGATCAGTTGTTTGTTTATCCAAATCCAGCTAGCGATGAGGTCCATATCTCGCTCGGTGAGGATCCTGCTGCTCTCCGAGTCCGGATCATCGATTTGCTCGGACATGTTCTCCACGCGCCAATCACAGCGGAAACGGGCGGCTTCGCGATCGACGTGCACGCACTTCCATTCGGTGTATATGAGGTCGTTGTTTCCGGCAAAGACACTCGGACCTTCCGCTTTGTGGTGGAGCACTAAATTTTGACGGGTCGGCGAGTACAACTCGCCGGTACACAAAACGTAGGGACGTGCCGCGCGCCCGTCCCTACGATTATTTGCAGAATTCATCGAAAATATGCGATGCCGGAGGTATCGAACAACGTTATATTAGGTGGAAGGGGTTCTCTTCGTCAATTACGAATGACGAATTACGAATGACGAAATTGGGCTCAATTTCGACTTATTTGCAATGGGAAAACAGATGCCTATCCAAGAGACACTGCAGCCGGTTAATGAATAACATCCCAAAACACAATATAAAATTATATAGCGTGTCTGATGGAATAGCGAATCAGAATCGCGAGAAAGACTGCTCAGTACTTTTCCAGGAATTGGGTGAGGCTATCCGTCTTGCTGAGTCCGAATTTCTTGCGGATGCGATAGCGATGATTCTCGATATTGCGGATCGAGAGCGAAAGCAGCTTCGCAATGTCTTCGGAGCCCAGGTCCAATCGGATAAACGGGCAGATCTTTCGCTCCATCGGCGTAAGGTCCGGGTGAGCTCTCGCGAGGTTCAGACCAAAATCCGGATGCACAGACTTGAACTCGGCATTGAACGCTTCCCAATCCGCTTGCAACTCGGGCATGGCTTTGAGCCGTTCGCGGACCTGCATCACCAGGGGATCGCTGGCCGATGATCGGCGCATCATGGCGCGCAAATCGTCCTGAAACTGGGCAAGTGCCTCACGCTGCTTGATGAGATGCCGCGTCTTCTCCATGAGTTCGCGCTCCTTGCGCTCGAGCTCGATCCGTAGCAACTCAGCTTGCCTCGCCCCCTGCTCGGCCTTGACTTGCTCCGCTTCGTAATCGTGACGCAGCTCGTGGAATTCCAAACGGCTCTTGAGCAACTCCTTATCGCTTTCGGAAACAAGCGCGTTGTATTGCTCGAGATACTCGTATGCTTTCTTGTATTGATTCAGCTCCTTATGAACTTCGTGCAGCGTGTGGAGGGCTATCTTTTGAACGTGGACATATTCCGACTTCCGCGCCTCTTCCATTCCGAGACGCGCATGTTTTAGTGCAAGTTGATTCTGGTGAGTCTTGAGATAAAGCTCAGCGAGTATCAAGAGGGTATTAGCCCTTACATTGCCTCCTCTCGGGTAGGTTGCAAGCGAGAGTGCTTTCTTGTATTGCTGTTCAGCCTCTTTCCATCGCTCATTCCCTGCCTCGACCTTTCCTAATAATGTATGGACAGCACACCACATTGGGAGGTTTTCTGGCGGCAATGACTGCATGACATCGGATAGGAGCTCGATGACCCGATCATACTCCTGTAGTTCGATAGCAACTGTTGAAAGATGAACTTTAGCCCGATTGATCTCGGCTTCGCTATTCAGCGTGAGCGCCGCCTGAAGGCAACTGTCGGCATAATTCTTTGCTTTCGAAAGGTTGCCCGCAGTAAGAAACAATTCACGGAGTTTTGCAAGAACATTTACTTGAAGACGCAGATACCCTCCCTGAAGCGCGAGCTGCAGCGATCTTCCGAAATAATCCGCCGTTTCTTCGTAGACCCCATAGACGGATGAGACAATCCCGAGCGTATAATAGCTTACTGCAATCCGATTCCTGTGGTCCGTCTCAAGGGCAAGCTTTAGTGCGTTTTCTTCAATGGCAGCGGCGATCCTGTGTTTGCCCTGTCGAAGGAGACCAAGGGCTTCCCCGTGCAGAGCATCCGCTAGTAAACGCTTATCCCCGGTTGTGATGGCAATTTGTTTCGCCTCCTCAAAGTATGTTGCTGATTCTTTATTGAGATCAAACAGCGCCGCACCGAGAAGGAAAGCTGACCGCGCTCGGTCAGTCGACCCAGGGAGAGATACTTCATAAAGTCGTTCGATATCGGCCTTCAACTGGCCAACCGCAACAGACGTATAGTACATCTGTTCAACTTCATTGAGAGAATGCGCCATACGGGGGTTTTGGGAGTGGTGAGTACCTGATTTAGCAGAAGCGAGATGTTTCTTTCTTATCTTTGTAGGTATTCTCGCTGCCGTTAATCACCTGATGAACGGCAATTTGTTCCACACTTTTTATCAGCTTACAATTCATGAGTCAAGGAAGAATTGTTTATTTAGGTTATCTCAGTTCTTACGTGAATCCGTATCGGATCGAAGTGGATTACGTTGATGGAGCTGGAACTCCGAACAGCTATTCAAGCTCCGCCTTCTCGCAAGCACCAGGAGTAATCTTTGCAATAGATGGGCTTTCGACCATAACAGCCGTTCGCGTGTTCGACGCTGTCACTAACATCGTTCAAGGTCAGTGCAATTCTTTCAGTGCTACGTGTGGTAGCTGCTGGCCTAATGCACCGATGGTTGGCGCAGGCACACTTAAGATCGTCTGGGATCCCTCTGTGAACATTGTTGTAATCACTGATGAAGCTTTTCTTGTACCACCGCCTGAAGCTCGCTGATCCGGAAGCAGAATGTGAGAACAGGTTTTTCAAATTTCTTGTCAACGTCCAGGTCGTCTGGACTTCACTAACTCAAAATAAGCTAACATGAAGAATCTACGTCGCTTTAAGCTAAGCTGGGGGGGGTAATTCTCGCCCTCGGTTGCATCTTGTTCTTTTCCACCACTAATCGCGCGAGACCGCTCGATGATAATGAGGTGGATATTAATAACTTCAGTTCGCACAACATCGACAATACGATTGTGCTCGGCGGTGGTGACTCGACAACCGTTACAGCTACAAACACTAGCGCCACAACGGTTGACATCGGAACATCTTCCTTTTCAGGTCTATTAGTACTGGGCAGCTATGTGCTCGCCGGCCAAACCGATACACTTGTTCCGCCGTGGGGTGGTCATCTTATTGTCACTGTAAAATCACATTGCTCCGGGCAGGCTACTGTCGTTGTCATGGGCGACGATGCATTACTCTAAGCTCTGAGCGTATTTATCGATCGTCGGCCATCCCCAAAGAGATGGCCGACGATTACTTCTACACCCATGGCTCGTTAGCCAGGTCGATCGTTTGGAACAGGACGCCAGGGAGGAGCCACCGGCCGGATGAGCGTCCATCCTGGGCGCTGGACCGGTGGCTCGCCGGGATCATCCGTTGACCTTGGATGCCCGATGTGTGTCCTGGCTTGGGCGATAGAGCATGAGCCGATCGCGGTTGAGGTGAGATTACGCGCTCGCTTCCGGGACCCCTACCATTGGTCCCCGGTTGGGACGATGTATTCGGGCTGAGTTTCTTCCCAATCCTATAGCGACTATTCTCAATCGTCCTGAGGGAACAGCCACAGAGCTCCGCAATTTCGCGGTCGCCAAGACCGCAGGCGACAAAAGTCATGATTCGCAACTCCACTTCGCTGAGCATAGGATACTCGCCCCGGAGTTCATTCAGACATTGGGTTTGCATAGGCGTCAGGTTCAGTTTTAGAATTTTCATGTAAGCATCGGGTCGCGCGGACAATCCATCACCGTGATTGATTGTCCACTGAGAACGATACAAAAATGCATGGTTTGCCAGCTCATCCGTTACTCTATCACTACTCTATTTTTGTGTCCATGCGAAAGCCTCCTTCGTTTTCTACGGCGCATATAAATAGGCTTGGAAGGACTCAAAATCCACAAAAAAGCGTTGAAGCGCCGACCCCGTTTTAGATACCCGTATCAAGTACCGAGTCAAGAGCAACGAATAGATTCTCGCTGCTTTCCACTCGTTACTCATTACTCGTTACTGGCTTAGAGCATGGCAACTATTACCGAAAAGATACTTCCGAGGCAGCTTGAGGATGAGATGCGAGACTCGTACATCGATTATTCGATGTCGGTCATCGTCTCGCGCGCACTACCAGACGTGCGCGATGGACTCAAGCCGGTACATCGGCGGGTACTCTATGGCATGAACGAACTGGGCCTGGCTCCGAACCGGCCCTATAAGAAAAGTGCGCGCGTCGTTGGTGAGGTGCTTGGTAAGTACCACCCGCACGGTGATACTGCGGTCTATGATACGATCGTCCGCATGGCGCAGGATTTTTCAATGCGCTACCCGCTCGTGCAGGGGCAAGGTAATTTCGGCTCCGTCGATGGCGATTCGCCTGCCGCCATGCGTTATACCGAAGCGCGCATGACACCTCTGGCGATCGAAATGCTGCGCGATCTCGAAAAAGAGACGGTGGATTTCGGTCCGAACTTCGACGAGACGCTGCAGCAGCCTCTCGTCATGCCGGCCGGCATTCCGAATTTGCTCGTCAATGGCTCGACCGGCATTGCGGTCGGCATGGCGACGAACATTCCGCCTCACAATCTGACAGAAGTCATCAACGCTTGCCTGGCCTACATCAAGAACCACGCGATCACCAGTGTGGAGCTGATGAAGATCATCTCTGCGCCTGACTTCCCCACCGGCGGAATTATCTATGGCTACGATGGCGTCCGCGATGCGTACACGACGGGTCGTGGCCGTGTCATCGTGCGCGCCCGCGCCACGATTGAAACGCAAAAGAACGACCGCGAGCACATCGTCGTGACCGAGCTTCCCTATCAGGTCAACAAAGCAAACCTGATTGAGAAGATGGCCGAATTCGTGCGCGATAAGAAGCTTGAAGGTATCTCCGACATTCGTGATGAGTCCGACAAAGATGGACTGCGGGTGGTGATCGAACTCAAGCGGGATGCCGTCGCCAAAGTTGTGCTAAATAATCTCTACAAGCACACGCAGATGCAGACGACGTTCGGCGTCATCATGCTCTCGCTGGTCAAGGGCGTGCCGCGCGTGCTGGAATTGCGTTCGATGATCAAGTATTACATCGAGCATCGCAACGATGTAGTTCTGCGGCGCACGAAATATGACCTGAGCGAAGCCGAGAAACGCGCGCATATCCTTGAAGGCTATATTATCGCGCTTGACAATATCGACGCGGTAATCCAAACGATTAAGAAATCGAAGGATGTCGATACCGCGCAAAAGCGGCTCATGGCACAGTTCAAATTATCCGAGATCCAATCCAAGGCGATCCTCGAAATGCGCTTGCAGCGTCTGACGGGACTCGAGCGAGATAAGATTCAAGCCGAGTACCGCGACTTGATCCAGCTCATCGAGAAGCTCAAGGCGATCATTGCATCACCGGAGTTACAGATGAAGATCATTGGCGATGAACTCGCCGAGATCAAGAAGAAATACGGCGACGAACGTCGCACCGAGATCGTCTACGATACCAAAGACTTCACGATCGAGGACATGATCGCGGAGGAAGATGTGGTCGTCACAATCTCCCATCAGGGCTTTATCAAGCGATTCCCGGTCTCCGGTTACCGGCGCCAGGGACGCGGTGGAAAGGGCATCACCGGAGCCGCCACGCGCGAGGACGACTTCCTCGAGCACATGTTTATCGCCTCGACACATCACTATATCATGTTCTTCACGGACCGCGGCCGGTGCTATTGGCTAAAGGTCCACGAAGTGCCGGAGGCTGGCCGTACATCGAAGGGCCGCTCGATCGCGAACCTGCTCGAGAAGCCACCGGAGGAGCGCATTACAGCCTTCATCAATGTCAAACAGTTCGATGAAGCGCACTTTGTCACGATGGTGACCGAGCATGGCACGATTAAGAAGACGGTGCTCTCGGCGTTTGGCAATATCCGACGCGCGGGTGTCCAAGCGATTACATTGGACACGAAGGACTCACTCAAGGATGTGCGTCTGACGAACGGCCAGCAGGAAATCATCATCGGCACGCACGAAGGTATGGCTTGCCGCTTCAACGAAAAAGATGTCCGCGACATGGGCCGCACCGCCGCAGGTGTGCGTGGCGTCCGGCTCGACGAAGGCGATCATGTCATCGGAATGATCTCGCCAAGCCGCTCGGGAACGACCGTACTCGTGGTGAGTGAAGAAGGTTACGGCAAGCGGAGCGAAGTCAGTGACTATCGTCTCACACGCCGCGGCGGCAAGGGCGTCATCACGATGAAGGCGACGGAGAAGACCGGCAAACTCGTGGCCATCAAGGAAGTCGTGGACAACGACGACCTGATTTGCGTCACGAAGGACGGCCTTGTCATCCGACAGCATGTTGCCGAGATTCGCGTTATGGGTCGCAACACGCAGGGTGTGCGCGTCGTCCGCCTCAATGAAGGCGATCGTCTCGCGGCCGTAGCGAATGTCCCGGCGGATGAGGATAAGGAAATCGACGAAGCGCTGCCCGAAATCACCAAAGGCAAGACGCCTCCCCTACCACCAGAGCCAGAGCAAGGGAGCATCTTCGAAGGATAACATCCTGATTTATCGAAGCAAGAATATCCCCTTCATCGAAAGGGATTTTCTATTTCATCCCAACGGGATGACAAAAGCTATTCGGTAAGATTCCCAGCCGCCGCCCTGTGACCATGCACTACGATCGTCTGCAATCGCTGTTTGTCGCCGGTCTTGACTATCACTTCGTAGGTGCCAGCAGGCAAATCATTGGTATCCAGCGACGCTCGTCCTCCGACAAGGTCACAACGCGCATCGACTCTCCTGCCAGCCTCATCGAAGATTGAGACACAAGTGTGCTTAGAAGAATCCGATGCATCAAGCAACGACTGCCGTGCCCTTGCCGCGGAATCAAGCCGAAAGCGATGATGTCGTGGTTTTGCGGTCTGGGAGCGTGAAGCATGCGGTCCCAATGCGCACAATGCAAGAATTGCTACAAGCAGAAATGATCGGACACGCAAAGCCCGATGTGACGAATGAGTTGTTGACATAGTGTTTCCGGTGACTGACGACCTGCAAACATACTCAAAACTTCTGGCCATTCCAAATATATTCTTAGCGCGTCCGAGCGCTTTCGCAGGGGATCCAAGAGGCACCATACGTTCGCCGGTGTATGTTTTAGGAGTGTATCTCACCTACAACTAACGGGAATGACGGGTACAGCAAGGTTCTCCACCCGGAACACACGCTCAAAGCTTGAGCGCGACGAAGCGCGTGTTTCCATCATACGTTCAAGCTGCGAAGCACTGATCTTTCTTTTTGCCTTCTCTTCGCTTGCGTTTGGGCAAGACGCGACTGAGATCGTTCGTCGAGCGGACCTTCGGATGCGAGGAGCATCCTCGGAAGCGACGATGACAATCCAGATCGTCCGTCCTGCATACAGCCGCGAAATGTCAATGAGGACCTGGTCGAAAGGCAATGATTTCGCGCTGATCCTCATCACAGCCCCCGCGAAAGAGAAAGGAACGGTATTCCTCAAGCGCAAGAAAGAAGTCTGGAATTGGCTGCCGAGCATCGAGCGGACAATCAAGCTTCCACCTTCAATGATGAGCCAATCCTGGATGGGGACTGACTTCACGAACGACGACCTTGTGCGCGAAGCGAGCATCGTGGAAGACTACGACCAACGACTGCTTGGAGAAGAATCCATCGGGTCCGAGGCATGCTACAAGATCGAACTCTTGCCAAAAAAATAAGCGGCGGTTGTGTGGGGCAAAGTATTTCTTTGGGTCGAGAAGACGAACGACTTAATGCTACGCGCAGAATATTATGATGAAGATGGCACACTCATCAATACGATGATCGGGTCGGACATAAAGATGCTCGGCGGCAGGCTCATCCCTGCCCGCATGGAGATGATCCCGGCCGATAAGAAGGGGAATAAGACGGTGCTGATATACAGTAGTCTCGTTTTCGATCGGCCCATTGACGATTCATTTTTTGGAACGCAGAATATGCAGAGGGTCCGATGATCGCCCGTTTGATCTGGCGGAACATTTGGCGGAATAAGCGCCGATCCCTCATTACGATGGCCTCGGTTCTCTTCGCTGTCGTGCTGGCCGTTACGATGAAGTCCTTGCAGGCGGGAGTATTCGGCCACTTGGTAAAGAATGTTGTCAGTTTTCACTCCGGATACCTCCAGGTACACAAGCGAGGCTATTGGGATGAACAAACGCTTGACAACGGCCTTTCGATGGACTCGCTCATTGCACAAAAGATCATCGCGCAGCCCGGCGTTTCGAGTGCACTGCCTCGTATCGAGAGTTTTGTTCTCGCTTCGAGTGGCACTATCACGCAGGGTGCACTCTGCGTAGGCACGGAAGCCGCTGGCGAGGACAAACTCACCCGTCTTCGAAGTAATGTCACAAGCGGGGTCTATCTCAGCGACTCGAGTCATTCCGCTCTCCTCTCCGAGGGTCTCGCACGGACACTCCAGCTAAAAGTCGGTGATACGCTCGTCCTGTTGGGACAGGGCTATCAAGGCGTGCAGGCTGCCGGGAAATTTCCCGTAGGCGGCATCGCCAAATTCGGCTCACCCGCTCTGAATGAATCGCTCGTCTTCCTGCCATTACGCCAGGCGCAAGAGTTCTTGACTGCCGAAGGAATCATTACTACGTTCGCGCTTGCCATCAACGAAACAAGGACTCCCGAGCAGATCCAATCCTCACTTCAGAATTCCCTCGGGCAGACATTCGAGGTCATGACCTGGAAGGAGATGATGCCCGATATTGCCACGCACATCAAAGCGGACGGGACATTCTACAATATCATG
Protein-coding regions in this window:
- a CDS encoding LuxR C-terminal-related transcriptional regulator, which encodes MKILKLNLTPMQTQCLNELRGEYPMLSEVELRIMTFVACGLGDREIAELCGCSLRTIENSRYRIGKKLSPNTSSQPGTNGRGPGSERVISPQPRSAHALSPKPGHTSGIQGQRMIPASHRSSAQDGRSSGRWLLPGVLFQTIDLANEPWV
- the gyrA gene encoding DNA gyrase subunit A; amino-acid sequence: MATITEKILPRQLEDEMRDSYIDYSMSVIVSRALPDVRDGLKPVHRRVLYGMNELGLAPNRPYKKSARVVGEVLGKYHPHGDTAVYDTIVRMAQDFSMRYPLVQGQGNFGSVDGDSPAAMRYTEARMTPLAIEMLRDLEKETVDFGPNFDETLQQPLVMPAGIPNLLVNGSTGIAVGMATNIPPHNLTEVINACLAYIKNHAITSVELMKIISAPDFPTGGIIYGYDGVRDAYTTGRGRVIVRARATIETQKNDREHIVVTELPYQVNKANLIEKMAEFVRDKKLEGISDIRDESDKDGLRVVIELKRDAVAKVVLNNLYKHTQMQTTFGVIMLSLVKGVPRVLELRSMIKYYIEHRNDVVLRRTKYDLSEAEKRAHILEGYIIALDNIDAVIQTIKKSKDVDTAQKRLMAQFKLSEIQSKAILEMRLQRLTGLERDKIQAEYRDLIQLIEKLKAIIASPELQMKIIGDELAEIKKKYGDERRTEIVYDTKDFTIEDMIAEEDVVVTISHQGFIKRFPVSGYRRQGRGGKGITGAATREDDFLEHMFIASTHHYIMFFTDRGRCYWLKVHEVPEAGRTSKGRSIANLLEKPPEERITAFINVKQFDEAHFVTMVTEHGTIKKTVLSAFGNIRRAGVQAITLDTKDSLKDVRLTNGQQEIIIGTHEGMACRFNEKDVRDMGRTAAGVRGVRLDEGDHVIGMISPSRSGTTVLVVSEEGYGKRSEVSDYRLTRRGGKGVITMKATEKTGKLVAIKEVVDNDDLICVTKDGLVIRQHVAEIRVMGRNTQGVRVVRLNEGDRLAAVANVPADEDKEIDEALPEITKGKTPPLPPEPEQGSIFEG
- a CDS encoding FtsX-like permease family protein, which codes for MASVLFAVVLAVTMKSLQAGVFGHLVKNVVSFHSGYLQVHKRGYWDEQTLDNGLSMDSLIAQKIIAQPGVSSALPRIESFVLASSGTITQGALCVGTEAAGEDKLTRLRSNVTSGVYLSDSSHSALLSEGLARTLQLKVGDTLVLLGQGYQGVQAAGKFPVGGIAKFGSPALNESLVFLPLRQAQEFLTAEGIITTFALAINETRTPEQIQSSLQNSLGQTFEVMTWKEMMPDIATHIKADGTFYNIMIGILYFVISFGIFGTVLMMINERTYELGMLLAIGMKRRLIALMLLGETVCTSILGAIAGVLVSFPVVLYLQIHPIRFTGETARAYSEFGFEPVIPALLEVNIFITQALIVLSLSLVLGVYPVLCAHRLNVTTSLRRG